GGTTTGCTCAGGCCTTTTGCAGGAATAATCGATCTTTTCGTTTTCATCAGGAACCCTTGGGAACAATATCCTGTTCTCCAGATTTCTGCCGGCACGAATAAAATCCAGTGGATTTTTTTCATCCACGGAATGAATTGCTCCCTTAAGCATTTCATTTTGATTATCCAGGATACAAATTAGTGTATCTGAATCCGAATCAGTCAGGGAGATTTTTTGGGCAACAGGATCATAATGTACATCAGTGAAATTCCAGTCAGCTATGAATTCGCCATTTTTCAGGAAAAAGCCTCGTGCATTCAATGCTTTTGTACTATCCCTGCTGATCAGCAATGCAACTTTTTGCCCCCAGGGCTCAAATAAAACGGATGTTTCATCAGTGGATACCCACAATCCTTCAACATTAATTGTAGTGCCTTTGTTAATACAGGCACTGAGAGTGATCATTAATATAACCGCTGAGAGAGATAGTCTGGGTTTTTTCATCGTGGGGTAATTTAATCTAAACAATGTAATAGAAAACTTCCATTGCATTGTTTGGGTTTCATGTAAAATTGCCTTTTTTCTCCATTTTCAAATGTCAGAAGTAAAAGATAATTATCCAGTAGTTTTACATCTTTAATCGCTAAACACATTTAACATTATGTTAATTGTACAATTTGAAATGGTTTTTCGCCATTTTGAAATAGTCCCAGGCTGCCAGTAATTCATCCCAATGTATTTCAAACCATACTGTGATCAATCGTTATGGCCGTGTTGATATTTGCCATCAAGTATTTCGCAATCCTGAATCTGAGTGGTAGCCCTGAAATTCTGATAATAACCATGAATATTTGGTGGATTATGTTCTTTAATTGCATCATACATTCTTATTTATAATAATCCCAAAAAACATTGAAATAGTTGGTATGTTAATATCTGTTTTCCCAAAGATACTAATCTTTATTCTAAAAGGGACTCTATCCTACGGGACTCCATCCTACGGGACTCCATCCCGAGGGGTGGAGAATACCCATGATTTTTTAGGTTGTTGTTATTTAGCTTGTTAAGAGATTTTAAGGGACTCCATCCCGTAGGATGGAGTCCCTTTTTTTATCTAAAAAGGGAACAAATTGCAAAAACCGGAACTAATAGAAAAAAGTATGTCAAACGAATAACTTCCACCATGCCTAGTAAAAAGGATAAAACTAAAATTGAGCCTGGCAAAGTATTCCATATCTTTAACAGGGGTATAGATAAAGCGAAGATCTTTATCAATGTTGATGACTATGATTTCTTTATGCTGAAATATCAACAGTATGTTGCGCCTTATGTCACAACCTATGCTATTTGCTTGTTACCAAATCATTTTCATATTTTGTTAAGAGTTAATCCTTATCGAAACGAAAACGATTCTGTTAGTGAACACTTGCGCAGGTTTTTTATCGTAATTGCCCAACGGATTAACAAGAAAACCAACCGAAAAGGTGGTTTATTTTGTAAAAGCTTTAAAAGATTGGCTGTTGAGGATATGAATTACCTTAAACGTATTGTATTTTATATTCACTGGAATCCGGAGAAACATGGTATTATCAGGGATTATAAGTTATATGCTTTTAGTACGTATTCTCATATTGTTAATAATAATAATTGTCTGGTTGATGTTAAGGAGGTACTATACTGGTTCGGAGGATTGGAATCTTTTCTAGAATATCAGGATGTTATTCACGATGAGATCATTTTGAAAAAGTTAACCATGGAGGATGATTAAAGGAACTCCATCCTGCAAAATAAAGCCTGTTTATTAAAAATCCTTATCTGACAATACTATTTTACCCGTAGCAAACCCATTTTCTACCCTTAATCTGTAAAAATATATTCCTGCAGAATATTGGCCCATGTCAAGTTGAATGCTGTGAAATCCCTTATCCTTCTTCCCATATTTGTTGGAAACTTCTTTCTGACCGTAATGGTTGAATATCTCAAGTATTACAAAAGTACCTTTGTCTAAATGGTAATGCAAAGTAGTAGTGTTTGAACAAGGATTCGGACTGATGGTAACGCTTGGTTCATAAAAATCTTCAATGGCAGTAATTCCGCAAGCTTCTTCTGCTTCCAGGCGGCTATTGCATCCCGGGGCATTTGAATAAATGAAGACATCGCCACAGGGACTGACCAGATACTCACAAATGCTTTCCACATCACAGGTAGAAAGTTTTTCAT
This sequence is a window from Bacteroidota bacterium. Protein-coding genes within it:
- a CDS encoding transposase translates to MPSKKDKTKIEPGKVFHIFNRGIDKAKIFINVDDYDFFMLKYQQYVAPYVTTYAICLLPNHFHILLRVNPYRNENDSVSEHLRRFFIVIAQRINKKTNRKGGLFCKSFKRLAVEDMNYLKRIVFYIHWNPEKHGIIRDYKLYAFSTYSHIVNNNNCLVDVKEVLYWFGGLESFLEYQDVIHDEIILKKLTMEDD